Proteins encoded by one window of Dioscorea cayenensis subsp. rotundata cultivar TDr96_F1 chromosome 20, TDr96_F1_v2_PseudoChromosome.rev07_lg8_w22 25.fasta, whole genome shotgun sequence:
- the LOC120251407 gene encoding receptor kinase-like protein Xa21, which yields MNTRNQTHLHCFIFLFCMATFACSSTSQNNTDLEALLSFKNSISGGLSSWNDSLHYCQWPGVACDNNGKEFRRRRRRRRRRRVISLQLSSLSLTGNISPYLTNLIFLQTLNLSNNELQGTLPENLSNWTYIQSIDLKSNKLEGEIPEQFGSLQSLKVLSLGTNNLRGSIPSSFGNLSLLTDLDLSFNDLSGSIPSQLGGLSSLTYLNLSNNTLEGTIPSSVWNLSALVYLNLGWNFKLSGTLPKEMGHLVSNLQFISLSTNSFHGSIPASLSNASSLQSVEFKSNFFTGKIPASLGTLQKMTNLNLVYNHLEAKEDSDWSFLHALTNNTNLKKLELSCNEFEGLLPNSIVNLSTGLEVLSMGYSLLSGSIPEGIGNLIGLEVIIMGPNLFTGSIPSSIGKLKNLNILALDFNYLSGIIPASIGNFTHLYRLFLESNQLSGSIPVTIGNCQKMEYITLSDNHLNGSIPKEIFSIPSITIGIELFNNSLTGPIPVEIGTLQNLGKFDVSLNKLSGEIPTSLGQCKSLEYLYMNGNSFTGAIPSTLSSLKGLQELDLSHNNFSGPVPSFLEEFKGLSSLNLSFNGFEGELPKHGVFANVNKISVLGNFRLCGGIQELKLPPCPFHAQASRKKHQFPTLAVILPITIGALICFIVFCCLIARKKLSMSSLLKEQHMKISCFLMRVSYAELFKATDGFAVANLVGTGSFGSVYRGLLAIDDENKVVAVKVLDLNQRGASKSFMYECEALKNIRHRNLVRIITACASVDIRGNDFKAIVYEFMPNGNLDQWMHHEDVEQDQPKKLNLMQRLNVAVDVASALEYLHDHQGQTPIVHCDLKPSNVLLDSDLVAHLSDFGLSRFSITSVSKSSEKSSSSFGLRGSIGYVAPEYGVANKVSIHGDVYSYGILLLEMFTGKRPTDDDFKDGRSLHKFVEMAFPNKVMDIIDSCLIEEAIENDERNMRNRGSALDCMVSVIRIGLLCSKESPLERMPMRDVSKEMHAIRDAFLRSCRII from the exons ATGAACACCAGAAACCAGACTCATCTCCACTGTTTCATCTTTCTATTCTGCATGGCCACCTTTGCATGTTCTTCAACCTCTCAGAACAACACAGACCTTGAAGCTCTCTTATCTTTCAAGAACTCCATTTCTGGAGGCTTGTCCTCATGGAATGACTCCCTCCATTACTGCCAATGGCCTGGTGTTGCTTGTGATAATAATGGCAAAGaatttagaagaagaagaagaagaagaagaagaagaagagtcatTTCCTTGCAGCTAAGCTCACTTAGCTTGACAGGAAACATATCTCCATACTTGACTAATCTCATCTTCCTCCAAACTCTCAATCTCAGCAACAATGAACTCCAAGGTACACTTCCTGAAAACCTCAGCAACTGGACTTACATTCAAAGCATAGACCTGAAGAGCAACAAGCTTGAAGGAGAGATCCCTGAACAGTTTGGGTCTCTTCAGAGTCTCAAGGTTTTATCTCTTGGCACTAATAATCTCAGAGGAAGCATCCCTTCATCCTTTGGTAATCTCTCTCTTCTCACTGATCTTGATCTCTCTTTCAATGATCTTTCAGGAAGTATACCATCTCAGTTGGGTGGTCTCTCTAGTCTCACTTATCTTAATCTTTCTAATAACACTCTTGAAGGAACCATACCATCTTCAGTATGGAACCTCTCTGCTTTAGTGTACTTAAATTTGGGTTGGAATTTCAAGCTTTCTGGAACTCTTCCAAAGGAAATGGGCCACCTTGTGTCTAATCTTCAGTTCATCTCCTTGTCCACCAATTCTTTTCATGGCTCCATTCCTGCATCTTTGTCCAATGCTTCCAGTCTTCAATCTGTTGAATTTAAGAGCAATTTTTTCACTGGAAAGATCCCTGCAAGTCTGGGAACTTTGCAGAAAATGACCAATCTCAATCTTGTTTATAACCATTTGGAAGCAAAGGAAGACTCTGATTGGAGTTTCCTCCATGCTCTGACCAACAACACTAATCTGAAGAAATTAGAGCTTAGTTGCAATGAATTTGAAGGTCTGCTACCAAACTCCATTGTTAACCTTTCAACAGGACTGGAGGTTCTGTCAATGGGGTATAGCTTGTTGTCTGGCAGTATACCTGAAGGGATTGGAAATCTGATAGGTTTGGAAGTGATTATCATGGGTCCAAATCTTTTCACTGGTTCTATACCTTCATCCATTGGAAAGCTTAAAAATCTTAATATTTTGGCCTTGGATTTCAACTATCTCTCTGGGATAATCCCAGCCAGCATTGGCAACTTCACTCATTTGTATAGATTGTTTTTGGAATCCAATCAACTCAGTGGAAGCATTCCTGTAACCATTGGGAATTGCCAGAAGATGGAGTACATCACCTTATCTGATAATCATCTTAATGGTAGCATACCCAAAGAGATTTTCAGTATCCCTTCTATCACTATAGGTATTGAATTGTTCAACAATTCATTGACAGGGCCAATTCCAGTGGAGATTGGAACTTTGCAAAATTTAGGCAAGTTTGATGTCTCTCTGAATAAACTCTCTGGTGAAATCCCAACTTCTCTTGGCCAATGCAAGAGTTTGGAGTACTTGTACATGAATGGGAACTCATTCACTGGAGCCATTCCATCAACTTTGTCTTCATTGAAAGGCTTGCAAGAATTAGATCTTTCTCATAATAACTTTTCAGGTCCTGTTCCAAGTTTCTTGGAGGAATTCAAAGGTTTATCTTCTTTGAATCTCTCATTCAATGGCTTTGAAGGAGAACTGCCTAAACATGGGGTCTTTGCCAATGTGAATAAAATCTCAGTCCTTGGAAATTTTCGGCTCTGTGGAGGGATTCAAGAGTTGAAGTTACCACCATGCCCTTTCCATGCTCAAGCTTCTCGGAAAAAACATCAGTTTCCTACACTTGCGGTGATCCTTCCAATAACAATCGGTGCATTGATCTGTTTCATCgtgttttgttgtttgattgctagAAAGAAACTATCAATGAGTTCATTGTTAAAAGAACAGCATATGAAGATCTCTTGCTTTCTAATGAGGGTCTCTTATGCCGAGCTTTTCAAAGCAACCGATGGTTTCGCCGTGGCTAACTTGGTAGGGACTGGTAGCTTTGGGTCTGTATACAGAGGATTGCTGGCCATTGATGATGAAAACAAGGTTGTTGCTGTGAAAGTACTTGACTTGAATCAAAGAGGAGCATCCAAGAGTTTCATGTATGAATGCGAAGCTTTGAAGAACATCCGACACCGAAATCTAGTCAGGATTATAACAGCATGTGCTAGTGTGGACATCAGAGGAAATGATTTCAAAGCCATAGTTTATGAGTTCATGCCTAATGGAAACTTAGACCAATGGATGCATCATGAAGACGTTGAGCAGGACCAGCCGAAGAAATTGAATCTGATGCAGAGGTTGAATGTTGCTGTTGATGTGGCTTCTGCACTGGAATATCTTCATGATCATCAAGGACAAACACCAATTGTTCATTGTGATCTGAAGCCAAGCAATGTGCTGCTTGACAGTGATTTGGTTGCTCATTTGAGTGACTTCGGGTTATCGAGATTTTCAATAACAAGTGTTAGCAAGTCCTCTGAGAAATCAAGCAGTTCTTTTGGTTTGAGAGGATCAATTGGTTATGTTGCTCCAG AGTATGGAGTTGCCAACAAAGTATCTATTCATGGAGATGTGTATAGCTATGGAATACTTCTGCTAGAGATGTTTACAGGAAAGAGGCCAACTGATGATGATTTCAAGGATGGAAGAAGTCTCCATAAATTTGTCGAAATGGCGTTTCCTAATAAGGTTATGGATATTATCGACTCATGTTTGATCGAAGAGGCAATtgagaatgatgaaagaaataTGAGAAACAGAGGCTCTGCTCTTGATTGCATGGTTTCAGTAATTAGAATTGGCCTTCTGTGTTCAAAGGAATCACCTCTGGAGAGGATGCCAATGAGAGATGTCTCCAAGGAAATGCATGCAATCAGAGATGCCTTTCTCCGGAGTTGCCGAATAATATAA